Proteins found in one Triticum urartu cultivar G1812 chromosome 4, Tu2.1, whole genome shotgun sequence genomic segment:
- the LOC125550641 gene encoding mitochondrial import receptor subunit TOM5 homolog — MASAPVEKLKSLWNSQVMDEEQWAVNYRVLKAAGIFAGSIFLMRTFGDMMVV, encoded by the exons ATGGCGTCTGCGCCGGTGGAGAAGCTCAAGAGCCTGTGGAACTCCCAGGTCATGGACGAGGAGCAGTGGGCGGTCAACTAT AGAGTGCTAAAGGCTGCGGGGATATTTGCTGGATCCATCTTTTTGATGCGCACCTTTGGTGACATGATGGTAGTTTAA